From Aspergillus fumigatus Af293 chromosome 5, whole genome shotgun sequence, a single genomic window includes:
- a CDS encoding MKT1 family protein, which yields MSIRPLDEWASARTQSLPLSALKGAVVGIDASHYISQHLLHHSTREPLLVALGGFPFALKTNIERELQSFKELGVACLFVFNGLEFGKKDQRPHVQTESLRAFEQAWELYDQQQADQVVDAFSGAGTPRPESLYRFLQRILYQNGVDFIVAPYSAAAQLSYLAKGSNPVIDAVFGPSEALLFDIDKIITRMDVESSQFFWITKQTCQDEMGRLSNEQFLDFCLLLGSPFLRTFPGFENPAFPGKSVSIRDALPIFNQAGRNALALCAQFEEDRRVQELQYADAYKRAFMTVKHHVIMDVDGKVAPMDWENAPSDMHELIGQRLPEEIYFYLSKGVLGPEIPNYLTSGEVRISLPLGVEDTEIYRQTVSSTLTPIRTQSICLLSNSLHRFYQTKVINIRTWFDEKSDKSITLKTLPSVKETIQAWKIRSDQLPEGVKKLQSTCSPLKFAVQSLHDPDFGAKSFASSKDAQLLSSQDEILANVYWRFLQLRGYIDEKHRLTSWGVCLDQALSVLDPADNLEEATFLAIELIRFGLLNFKEWFSHVSGGPMRGSDEDKKFNILISRVACIAKIQHKNIGYSGPLSRQLLCYRSLISEVRSTLRNLIEVVLASLLLSGDASRDRNDWTEMSIKLPFIDDNDCGLGIAVRTYLDDLPLQADPTSPEARLEVKSKGKEWFQHSDSFTSNLEKAFKLWDAVSAKESNQFSPHELIFFFYQVYKGTQNASKEFKDVQLWKEANEWLSARR from the exons ATGTCGA TCCGGCCACTTGATGAATGGGCCTCTGCCCGCACCCAGTCCCTTCCTCTCTCCGCTCTCAAAGGGGCTGTTGTTGGCATCGATGCGTCGCACTACATTTCccagcatcttctccacCACTCGACCCGCGAGCCTTTGCTGGTCGCTTTGGGCGGCTTCCCGTTTGCGCTGAAGACCAATATTGAGAGAGAGTTACAGAGTTTCAAGGAATTGGGTGTGGCATGTCTTTTCGTCTTCAATGGCCTAGAGTTTGGGAAGAAGGACCAGCGACCCCATGTGCAGACAGAGTCATTGCGAGCTTTTGAGCAAGCCTGGGAGCTTTATGACCAACAACAGGCGGATCAGGTAGTCGACGCATTCAGTGGCGCGG GCACACCGCGGCCTGAATCCCTTTACAGGTTCTTGCAGCGCATCCTGTACCAAAATGGCGTTGATTTTATCGTGGCGCCGTACAGTGCCGCAGCTCAG CTTTCCTATCTTGCCAAGGGCTCCAACCCCGTCATCGATGCGGTCTTTGGGCCCTCTGAAGCACTTCTCTTCGACATCGACAAAATAATCACACGGATGGATGTTGAGTCTTCTCAGTTTTTCTGGATTACTAAACAAACCTGCCAAGATGAAATGGGTAGGCTATCAAATGAGCAGTTCCTGGATTTCTGCCTGTTATTGGGCTCACCGTTCCTGCGAACTTTCCCGGGCTTCGAAAACCCAGCATTTCCGGGAAAAAGCGTCAGCATTCGTGATGCTCTTCCGATATTTAACCAAGCGGGTCGAAATGCACTGGCTCTCTGTGCTCAGTTCGAAGAGGACCGTCGCGTGCAGGAACTTCAATATGCCGATGCCTACAAGCGTGCATTCATGACGGTGAAGCACCATGTGATCATGGATGTGGATGGCAAGGTCGCGCCTATGGATTGGGAGAACGCCCCGTCCGATATGCATGAGCTGATCGGCCAGCGATTGCCTGAAGAAATTTACTTTTACCTCTCCAAGGGTGTCCTTGGCCCGGAAATTCCTAACTATCTGACATCTGGCGAGGTCCGAATCTCCCTTCCATTGGGAGTTGAAGATACCGAAATATATCGCCAAACTGTGAGCAGCACGCTCACTCCAATCAGGACTCAATCCATCTGTTTACTCTCGAATTCCCTTCACAGGTTCTACCAGACTAAAGTGATCAATATACGGACATGGTTTGACGAAAAGTCAGACAAGTCCATCACACTGAAGACGCTTCCATCTGTCAAGGAAACCATCCAGGCGTGGAAGATCCGCTCTGACCAGCTGCCTGAGGGAGTAAAGAAGCTACAG AGTACCTGCTCGCCGCTCAAGTTTGCTGTCCAGAGCCTGCACGATCCCGATTTCGGAGCCAAGTCTTTTGCATCGTCTAAGGATGCTCAA CTGCTATCATCGCAGGACGAAATTCTTGCCAACGTCTACTGGAGGTTCCTGCAGTTGCGAGGCTACATAGATGAGAAGCACCGACTGACCTCATGGGGTGTCTGCCTCGACCAAGCGCTTTCCGTCCTTGATCCCGCCGATAATTTGGAAGAGGCGACGTTCCTCGCCATTGAATTGATTCGTTTCGGACTCCTGAATTTCAAAGAGTGGTTTTCTCATGTCTCAGGAGGACCAATGAGAGGTTCAG ATGAGGACAAGAAGTTCAATATCCTGATCTCACGTGTGGCTTGTATCGCTAAGATACAACACAAGAATATCGGTTATTCAGGGCCCCTAAGCAGGCAATTGCTCTGTTACCGCTCTCTTATTTCTGAGGTCCGCTCCACATTAAGAAACCTGATCGAAGTTGTTTTAGCTAGTCTGCTTCTCAGCGGAGATGCTAGCAGAGATCGGAATGACTGGACTGAGATGAGTATCAA ACTTCCGTTCATTGACGACAATGACTGCGGTCTCGGCATTGCAGTGCGCACATATCTCGATGACCTGCCCCTGCAGGCAGACCCAACTTCGCCGGAGGCACGGTTAGAGGTAAAGTCCAAGGGTAAAGAGTGGTTTCAGCACAGTGACAGCTTTACGAGCAACCTGGAAAAGGCTTTCAAGCTCTGGGATGCGGTGAGTGCCAAAGAATCGAACCAATTTTCACCACACGAGCTGATCTTTTTCTTCTACCAGGTTTACAAGGGCACACAGAACGCCAGTAAAGAATTTAAAGACGTTCAATTGTGGAAGGAGGCAAATGAATGGT
- the samB gene encoding MYND-type zinc finger protein MUB1 — translation MREVNFNIPNVNKASVNITTTLYDRRALDCTSTLPLINSLNHLAYLTTSSARIRDILTVDGGIERLVCILKEGRSRDLMEMWKWSLAFQCVVNIGVRGSESVRTRVVEADMVPVIATILDNYIKVVDKARARADSESQRQSSRHHSKAVPTSNDVSGRPSFLEQPLTAEQRTSRRHAPPSIEIPPQPFFQENHVADSNVLDVTSPSRVPMTSPPERSAFGQDVHHRRTNDGRFAHGNHRHRMQPLATALPSMDATDGFGLRPVRDNERLPSMLPGFHTGLTSQPDSPTTPNAPVQPRSSAQATIARQRPSLRQQQSASGESDDGNGDGSTMDEDPASTEAAEPIVGLQNRMDIDDVGDRDTILGGVSDSHDLTVTDPSEEQEAETFNITHRSTVDGSMINTDNAQNNAALGLSPTQAADNANSPALVPSPYSLYFRDRTTTAAHGVLTTMPRDEDVLMSLQLLAYVSKYCNLRSYFQHSHFVPKLKIDRELQMLEEGTSPIEFPEDEDEYLLPDDVNIFPLVEKFTVRHHSKDMQYWACVVMRNLCRKDESRGGIRQCAYYKCGKWEEFQRQFAKCRRCRRTKYCSKDCQKAAWVYHRHWCHTTP, via the coding sequence ATGCGGGAGGTGAACTTCAACATTCCCAATGTTAACAAAGCCTCTGTCAATATTACTACAACCCTATATGACCGGCGGGCCCTCGATTGCACATCAACCTTACCCCTCATAAACTCTCTCAATCATCTTGCATATCTCACTACATCCTCTGCCCGTATTCGCGATATTCTCACCGTCGATGGCGGCATTGAAAGACTTGTGTGCATCCTCAAAGAAGGCCGGAGCAGGGATCTCATGGAGATGTGGAAGTGGAGTCTGGCCTTTCAATGTGTTGTGAATATCGGAGTGAGAGGTTCGGAAAGTGTGAGAACAAGGGTTGTCGAGGCCGATATGGTGCCGGTAATTGCAACGATCCTGGATAACTACATCAAGGTTGTCGACAAGGCACGAGCCCGGGCCGATTCCGAGTCTCAAAGACAGTCATCCAGACATCATTCGAAAGCTGTGCCAACATCAAATGATGTATCTGGACGTCCGTCCTTCCTGGAACAGCCATTGACAGCTGAACAGCGTACCTCTCGTCGCCACGCCCCCCCTAGTATCGAAATCCCACCCCAACCTTTCTTCCAGGAAAACCATGTCGCTGATTCGAACGTGCTGGATGTTACCTCTCCGTCTCGAGTGCCGATGACCTCACCGCCTGAGAGAAGCGCTTTCGGACAAGATGTACACCACCGTAGAACAAATGACGGCCGCTTTGCACATGGCAACCACCGACACAGAATGCAGCCTTTGGCCACAGCATTGCCTTCAATGGATGCTACTGATGGCTTCGGTCTGCGGCCCGTGCGTGATAATGAGCGGTTACCAAGCATGCTTCCTGGCTTCCACACCGGACTCACTTCTCAGCCAGATTCTCCGACAACCCCCAATGCTCCTGTACAGCCTCGAAGCAGCGCACAGGCTACAATTGCGAGGCAACGTCCGTCGTTGAGACAGCAGCAGTCAGCATCGGGCGAATCCGATGATGGAAACGGAGACGGTTCTACGATGGATGAAGATCCTGCTTCCACAGAGGCAGCTGAGCCTATCGTTGGACTGCAGAATAGAATGGACATCGATGACGTCGGCGACAGAGACACGATACTAGGCGGCGTTTCTGATTCACACGATCTCACAGTAACAGATCCATCCGAAGAGCAGGAAGCCGAGACCTTCAACATCACACACCGTTCCACAGTGGACGGCAGCATGATCAATACCGACAACGCCCAAAATAATGCCGCTCTGGGGTTATCCCCTACCCAGGCAGCTGATAACGCCAACTCCCCTGCTCTTGTCCCTAGCCCTTACTCACTATACTTTCGCGATCGAACAACCACAGCCGCTCATGGTGTTTTGACAACTATGCCCAGAGACGAGGACGTTCTCATGTCCCTCCAACTTTTGGCTTATGTCTCCAAGTACTGCAACCTCCGGTCCTACTTCCAGCACTCTCATTTCGTCCCGAAACTCAAGATTGATCGCGAACTTCAAATGCTAGAGGAAGGAACATCTCCAATTGAGTTtcctgaagatgaggacgagtATCTGCTTCCTGATGATGTCAACATCTTCCCTCTAGTTGAGAAATTTACCGTCCGTCACCACTCAAAAGACATGCAGTACTGGGCTTGCGTGGTCATGCGGAATCTTTGTCGTAAGGACGAATCTAGAGGAGGTATCAGGCAATGTGCATACTACAAGTGCGGAAAGTGGGAGGAGTTTCAGCGTCAATTCGCAAAGTGCCGCCGTTGCCGCCGCACCAAATATTGCAGCAAAGATTGTCAAAAAGCAGCGTGGGTTTATCATCGTCATTGGTGCCACACCACGCCCTGA